A genomic segment from Spinacia oleracea cultivar Varoflay chromosome 3, BTI_SOV_V1, whole genome shotgun sequence encodes:
- the LOC110783078 gene encoding uncharacterized protein, whose amino-acid sequence MDSDSELITHQGGCHCGRVRYKFKAPQNVTAWKCNCSMCSKRGNISFSVPSHNFELLSGESNITTYTFGTHTAKHTFCNVCGITSFNVSRSNPDAVSVNAACVDAGTLIHVEIKSFDGINWEHTHFLRTGIRTN is encoded by the coding sequence ATGGACTCAGATTCAGAGTTAATAACCCACCAAGGTGGATGTCATTGTGGAAGAGTaagatacaaattcaaagcaccACAAAATGTAACTGCTTGGAAATGCAATTGTTCAATGTGTTCAAAAAGAGGTAACATCTCATTTAGTGTTCCATCACATAACTTTGAGCTTCTTTCTGGAGAATCAAACATAACTACTTACACATTTGGAACTCATACTGCTAAGCATACCTTCTGTAATGTCTGTGGCATCACCTCCTTCAACGTCTCGAGGTCGAACCCCGATGCCGTATCGGTTAATGCTGCTTGTGTTGATGCAGGGACGCTCATCCATGTTGAGATCAAGAGTTTTGATGGTATTAATTGGGAGCATACTCATTTCTTGCGTACTGGGATCCGAACTAATTAG